In the Silene latifolia isolate original U9 population chromosome 1, ASM4854445v1, whole genome shotgun sequence genome, TGGCTTTAGGACCTGCAAGCCCGCCTTAGGCGATATTGCTGAGTTGGATTTACGGGCAGTACCAGGAGAATTAGGTTTCCTAGGGGAGGATTTTTCGGGATTGTGGCGCTTGGCATATGCGTTAAGGATTTCGTATCCAGAGATGACAGCCTTAATACGAGATGACCTGTCAGTAACGGGTTCCGTAGTTGCATTCCCCCATGATCTTGCAGCTTGGCCTTGTTTGAGCCAGCTCCATCCCGAGTTTGGATTGCTTGGTTCCATTGGCAATGTGGTTGTGGATCTTACAGAAGACTTCCTTGTTTGCTGTCAATtattacatcaatatgcatattATTCATACTGCATTCTGAATAATGATTTCAGTTCATTTTCAACAACACTGTCTggttttgtttaacaaccgtaaCATATTATGCTGTATGTTACCTGTCGAGAGGACGCATAGGCCAAGCTTCTTTCCCTTCTAACCGCGGCTTCATGCTTGCTTCGCAATTTTGCTTCTATCTCTTCTTTTGTTTTACCACTGCTATCCCAACCATCTCCACTTTGCTACATCATTTCAACATTTAGTGGCTATTAGCACAAGGTAAAAGGCGGTTGAAAAGGTATTAAAATGATAATTATGTATAAAATGTAATACGTATGTTTGAATTAATCGGAATGATTTACACACTTTTAATTCCTCAGGTTCCTTAGTTTGGTCTTTGCCATTTTTGTGCTGACTTTGATGAACTATATTATCCTCTGCTATCCTCAGTCTTCTCTGCCGGATCTGCGACTGCATTCGTGCCAACGTTTGCATACATTTCAGTGTGTTTGCAGTCTGTCGCTTTACTGATCGTCCTTGCATAACTGAGCTCAACCTCTTTAGGCTTCGTATAGCACACAAAGTTCTCCTTGCCTGCAGATTGTCAGCTTCAGTTTCAATATTGTACAGCAAAAAAAACAAACATTATTACTGTCTCCTGGGGTGGATCTATATGTCAACTGTAAGCAGAACTTACCGAGACTATTTTGATAGTACTCGGTATGAAAACAGTGAATTAAGAAATGTTACCATACAACCCTTATATGCCCTTTGGATCCTAGTGGCGGCCATTTCCTCTTTATATGCACCGATTAAGGGGTCCAGAGTCGTTGGAGCCACAACATTGGCATGTTGTGTGTGTTCCTCGTCCACTTCTTTCTCCGGCTGAGTAGCAAGGTTTGTGTGACTTGGTTTTTCATGTTCCTCGTTTACTCCACTAAGCCTCTCAGGCTGAGTAACAAGAGCCTGGTGACCGAGTCTACCATGTTCCTCGTCCACTATACTTAGCTTGGGCGGTTCAGGATGAAGAACCACTGAAGGCAGTACGGGGTCTTCAGACTGAGTAATAAGAGTCGGGTGACCGAGTCTTCCGTGTTCCTCGTCCACTATACCTGAATTGGGCGGTTCAGGGTGAAGAACCACTGAAGGCAGCACGGGTTCTGCAGGCGTTGTGTTAGCAAGGGTCCGCTTTTTCTTCGTAAACCAGTTCTTTTTCGATTTTGCAGGTTTCTAATCAAGATTATATGCAAAAGTCAGAGATATATACAGCAATGAATGGTAATAAACTAGTAATCTACCATGAAGGAATTTGTTAGCATCTAAACCTGATTGTTATCCTCCTTCGGCTCGGAATTAAGGGCCTTCATCATTGCACAAAACCAATTTCCTTTCCTTCCCATTTTATTTGATGATTTACTGATCTAAGATACTGTCAGTCTGTCACAATAAAATGAAATGTAAACACATCAAATTTCAGAAAGTACTtgttagaaaaaaaaaatggattttGAGAGTAAACAACAAAACCAAGAttttccctcaaaaaaaaaaagaaaaaaagaaaaccaAGTTGAAACTTACATGGAAACATGTAGGGCAGTAACAAAGAAAGATTATTTGTTACCAAATAGACAAGACAAAAAGGAACGTTGACAAAAAAAAGAGTGGAGTTGTGGAGAGCCTCAAATGTAATTTGACTATATCAAATGCGAGAGAGACCTATGTTACTCGGAAATTTCACTTTGGTCGTGTGTCACGTGTCCAGCATTTAGAGTTTCCGACATGACACGACACGACACGACACTTTGACACTTCATTTAGGACCAAAAACTTGAAATCTTTGCGGAAAATAATCATATCCGACACTCTTGACGTCATGTCATGTCTGAAAGTGTCTGACACTTGCATGCTTGCAGCCAACATAGAGAGACAGTACCACTGTCAGAAAAGTCAACTGTGAGGGGGTATAAATGAGACATGATCATCTTGGGTCATTTTAAGTTTTCAGCTGAAGAGCCATCCCTCCACAATAATTCAATAGAATTCATTTCATTTTGTGTCGAAAATTTGCATGCTAATGTCAAGTAAAATGAGAATTAGGACGATAGAAAAGCGGGCAGGGGACAGGGGAGTAAGCAACTAAGCACCAATGCTACTCCGTACAAAATACCAAGCAAAACTTCGCAATATTTGGTGATAATGACAAACCTTAGCTTTACGAATGACCAATTGTACATTTATCGACTGTATCTGTATACATTCAAGGCAAAACCAATACAAGGTGGGCTATCAGTAATTATAAAAGTCAAAATCTGTGATAGACCATATCAAGCATCTGACCAGGACAATTAAATGCTCGATGACCACGACCACCACACGCACTGCACATGATCATGTACATGCATTGATGAGTACCATGACCTGGGCGACCACAACTTCTGCAGAACATGTCGTGAAATGAGGGGACAACCATATGCGGCAGAAGAGGTGGACCTCCAAAcattgatggtggtggtggtggtggtgggaatGGTGGAGGGAACTGTGGTGGTGGAGCTGAGTTAGGACATTGTCGCGCTACATGTCCCGTTAAATTGCAGATGTTGCAGATAGGCTGGTCATGACAATCCCTAGCAAGATGGCCAGACTTTCGGCACTTATTGCATGCCTTTTCATTGATGCAGTCTGAAGCCATATGGCCTGGATGGAAACAGTTGCTGCAAATTCTagggtcacttgatttcggacATTCACGAGCCAAGTGGCCCATCTTCCCGCATGAATGGCAGATCGGTTGATTGTTGCATTCGGTAGAAAGGTGCCCTGGTTCTTTACAGTTCCAGCACATTGTCTTCGCTTTACAGTCAGCGGCCATGTGCCTAAAAGTGATAGAGACACTTTATCAagcgaatgaattttatttaatggAACAAAGCAAAAGCAGGGAGAAGCCTGATGTTAGAGTCAGCACAAGCCTTACAGAAGTAGGACAAACACCAAGCAGGAGCTAGTAACACATACATGATGCACTTTACTGTTATCTAAATCGGATTCAATATTGAAGAGCATCAGCTAAACGCTACAGAAGTACACAGTGGCCTCAAAACAGAATCTATTCAAATAAACTCGGTTTCATAAAGACACCCTTGACACTCCAGAGATAATGTATTTAGTTGACTCACAGGGCAGATTGCATTAAGAACGATAGGTGGCCCCAACATGAAAGGCGTGCATAGTTAATGAGTCATTTTACTCTATTCCATCATAACAGGCTAAAATGGCGAGTCTCTAGCTCTACTGCAAAAGCCAAAGAACAATGCTATTGAGTGGACATCTATGACTCTATGTTAACCAAACTTCGTTAGAAGTATCCGACATGGGTATATATCCAACCACCCAACTATCCAAGTGTCGATTTTATAAAATGAATTCTTATGTTGCTGGGTTAAGAATAAGTGTCCAATTGTCAAAGTCAAACCTACGTCAgagtgtcgagtgcttgagatacgGATTACGGATTACGGATACACACAGTGAAATGAAAAGTCGGACTGTAAATTACACTAAAGCAGGGCTAGCAGCGCAGCATTCCCTACTTGCACTTGCCAATACCTAAAATCTCATGCCAAGAGAGTCTCTCAGCAACCAAGGACAAAGCAACAAACTTCAGAAACCACGTCCTTCTCCAAGCAAACTGCTGGAGGAAAAGTCTGATTTAAATTGACTAGGGGGAGCTATGGAGGTTGATAATAtagttaataaataaataaatgggaATCTGCATAACATTTAAGATAATGGCCCAACTTATCAAACGTTGAACAGGAAGAATAGTCAGGaacattttattttaaaacaaacaattgcGAAACTACCTGCTTTGATATGATAAGAAAATTTGCAAAACAGAAGTAAAACCTCCAATGAATTTTTAATTCCCACAAGCCACAGGGAGGTTGCTTCTCTACTCATTACTAGGTTAGTGAAAATTCCCCCAGAAAGTTACTTCTCATTTCTCGTGTAAAATCAAACATTAAGAAATTCAAGCGAATATCTATTAAACATGTGAGAGCCAAACTAACACTATGTATATAATTTCATGGTTTTATAGAATTCAGGGAATCCAGTGTCACAAAGTTTGTTGCTCATCCCCCTTTGCAAATTATAGGTTACTTCCTGCAAACTCACTGGAGTTCATTCACAAACTAAATTACTAAGGTTTCCATTCAATTGATTTTATCCAACCAAAAACATTAGGGCATTATCTATTGCTCTAATTCCAGGAAGAAAAAAACAGTAGTTACTTCTCTATTTATTTCCCCATGTAAGATCATTCTAATATAAATAACTGCCAGCTTTTTCCATTACGACACATTAATCATTTTCTTACTTTCTTCATCTTTGTGTCAATGTCACGATCTTTTCTCACAACCAATGTTGGATATAATGCTGCTCTTACTTTACTAAATGTATCAATCACTTGTAGTAAGTAACAACTCCAAATACTAGAGAAACTGTATTTTCGGTTCAACATTAGTACATATTAGCGAGTGCCCATTCTCTAGTGCAGAAAGCTTCGCCAGAAGCAAGCAAGTCGATGTTTCCATCAAGATACTAAATGCAGGCATGCCATTAATATCTATTGAATATAGGGTATCTTGTTGCATAGGCCGAACATAACAAACAAGCCATCTCCAGTTGACATATTCAACTAGAAACCCACCACATACCCAAAACTCCCCAAGAATTATTTTTAATAAAGCCTCGAGTGCTCGACGCGGAACCGAAGAACAAGTAATCCTAACAGCTCCGGTGTCATATGCAAGAAGTAGCCATTTTAAACCAAAATGACTTATTTAAGCATTCAAGCCTTATAATATAACTTACCCAGCCTggccacaattgttacacacagaATCATTTGGACATTCTCTAGCAAAATGCCCGGGTCGCTTGCAATTCTTACACAGATAGTTTTGCCTGAAAATTAATTCACAATCATATAGATAATAAGAGATtggaaaaaaataaaacaatagtCAATACGAAAAATAAACTAATTTTCCTTCTAATGGTTATATAGAAATCGTACTGACATTTTTCTTCTTCAACGAAAGTGTGTTTATTTTACGAGTCAGATATCCATCTAAGTCACTAATTTGTTTAGATAATGGACTAGAACCTAGATATCGCAAGAAGATCCTAATTCCTACTCGTCCATTCAAATGAATTCCATACGTTTGTTTAATATATGTGAGGTATATTTTAATAAAACGTATGGAATTcatttgaatggagggagtatctaAGAATGGTATTAAAATTTGTTATGCGACCATTAAGTGGCATATCAATACGTTATAAATTTCTAGGTTACAGCGCCAATATTTTCTTAATTTTGTCGTAGATACAGGTGATATGTGATACATTGATACCCAATCTAACTAGTCACTATTTCCAACACCGAGAACTTCCACAATACTTTACACGTAACAAACACCATAGTATTTTAGGCGCTTAACTTGCTGACCAAAAATCCCAAATAACAATCATAGTGAGATTTGGCTTGTTGTTTCATTTTCTCTTTTGGAattacaccccccccccccccccagctACACTTTATAAGTCTTTCCCTTTCTTAAATGTAAGCACTAAAGATGAACTAAATGAAAATCACAGTTAATCCAGCTCCTTCTCAGTTTGTTTCTCCTGTCCTTCTCCAAATTCATTATCATTTCACTATAATCCCAAGTGGTCATTTTCATCCAAACCATCCTATTACATAGCCATCAATCACCTTTCACCACCTGATGCCATCAAAGGTAAACACGGCTATCGATCACTTGATACCTAAAGACATGCATTTAGGTGAAAAATTTGCAGGTGACTTCTTTTAACCTTAAGGTCTATATCTTAGTTTGAAGAGGGGCAGGGAGAAGGGCTTTTGGAGTTTGGACATAAGGAATCTACTTTTGGTAACGAATTTGTATTTTCCAAATAAAGTTGTCAGCAACAATACCCTTTTTAGGAGTTTTCAAGTTGGCTAACATACAAAGGAGGCACACCTAAAATGCCCCACGGTGTTTTGGCTAGTGCCTCATCGAAGGCGCTCCTTAGGCGCGCTATTTTAACTATAGTCTTATGTGTTTCACACTCACATACATAACGCAATAGGGGGGAAAAGCTTAGAACCATTGACGTAGAAAAGAATGTGAAATCATAGTGTGATATCTCCATAGTCAGTGCTATAACCACTCATCAAGTAAATGACTACTTTAGCATTTATCAATCAACTCAATACCACAACACAAGCCAATTACATAATTCTAGGTTTAAAATGAACACATAAAGTAATCAGTGTTTGCGTTAAAAGCGAAACAGACTACCTGAGACCTTTTCTGTCGCGTTGATATGGTGCATATGATGCAGAACGTTCCCTGTTCCGGAAAGCTCTACCTCCTGAATCTCTACCAGAATCCATAATGCCACTACACTACAACTTAACCAAACCACCAACACAGTACTAATTTTCACCACGATACGCCGTACTTATCAATGAAATACGATATTCAAGATCAGCACAACGACTAAAAGCGTACATTTACAACTACGAAAAAAATATCATCAATGCAGTGTTTCGCTATTCAAATGAtcgaaaaaaaaggaagagaTTATTGAGGCAATTAATCAACAATAATTAGAATGTCAAGTTCATAATCCTTTTTCCATAGGTACAATTTTCACAAACCAAAAATAATAATCACAGATAAATGATAATTGCATACCTAAAATGAATGATCACACAAACGAAGAAATTACAGAAATTAAACGGAGTGATGAATACCTAGGTTGAAGAATCAAAGAGGAAATTGGGGAAATTGAGGGCGAAACGACGTCGTAAAGGAGGGTGCAAAATCAAAACACGGGGGAAATGATCAGCTGTGAAACAGTTTGGTAGTTTCGATGATTTCCGGACGAGGTGGAACAAAGGCGCCGGTCTATTTCGGTACATGTGATGCAATTTTGGTTTAGCTCGGAATGTGAGTCACACCCTTAACAATAGGTCTCACATGTAACGAATATTGACGAATAAGTTTCTAATGGGTCAAGTATTAAatggtagataagacaaaaaataaaatgcataaaaaattataaataatttgTCTTTATCCTTCCATGTGGGTTTTATTTAATCCTTCTATGAGAATTTGTGCACCCTTAATTATAACTTTGCTGGTTTAAATTATGAGAAGTtgtattggtttttttttttttgagaaaagatcattatcattaataaaaagtcatacgacatctacaacatatgccaagctcaatcggatacaaatcgattacaaccatagaaaataaattcttgttcaaagaatgaaacacCGCAATGtagtctctatcatcgattcgccgcaaaaggctttcatctataagagggtctccgaatcttccttgacgagtatccatttcttctgacgtgattgattgtagccatgaatcggacaaaatatgtaaaaccatataacgatctataacaacgctcatcttctgctgacttattagaaaactgcaaacgaaccagaaaacgaaagctctcaaactgagagaaggacaccaccgatagacggggacggagccctcagaaagagagacgaaacaaaaacgaaagcggaaattaaacaaaaacataaaggaaaatAGATTGCAAACTATTGATTGAAAAATAAAGcaattttggggcttaccatcgattgaTGATCGATGGGAGCCCCGTATAATTgatggaggctagggtttttAGAAAGAGttttttttattacttgtttcAAGAAATTGCTTAATTTTCTCATGCAATGCACGAAGTTGTATTGGTTTTTGGGAGTGTTAATTTTGATTGTTAGTGGTTAATATAAACAATCGGTTAAAAAATTATAAGAATTTTAATATTATTAAGAGTAACACATATCGTATATATTATGTTTTTACAGTTGTCACAAAAAAAATACAAGGTTTGTGACTGATCATGGATGAATTTTTTCTATCATACTTTGTAGTTGGTAAATCACAATTACTCTCAGAAAATATTGAAAATGTAAAATAGCTTGTAAAATTTACAAATAATAGACTATTTAGAGTTCAATCACAATATCATTTCACTTTTTTTAGACAACTCTATCATTTGTACGGATTAGTCATAGTATCATAGATTAAAGAGGTTTTAATCACAAGGCACCAAAATCTAGGTCACAATAATGTCTTTTAACGGATTATTATGCTCTCATCGAGAGGTAGTTCATCATTATGTCAATTATTTAATAAGCCCCGTAGGAAGCCGCCTATTAATCCTCCAATCTGGGTCCCTCTGAAGTCTCGATCTAGTAAGTGGATTttacatctgatgtagtacatcaaggtataatttttgagcattaagataaagtttttgagttttattataaaaaattgatttttgacATCAAAAAACTAAAATTCTGTTTATAAATTTTGTAGAActcacaaaaaatacataaaaactcAGTCAATAAGTGTGATgtagtacatctgatgtacaatcATTTTTCTCGTCTCAGGTATACTCTTCTTCCAGTAATATTCCGTAGTTGCCTTAATACCCCCGGTGAGTGAAATTTATGCAGAAATACCTTAACTACATCCTAAATTCCTAATGATGAAGTTTCACTTAACGTGTCCTGGACGACTTCTGTCACATCTTAGTCTTGTTGATCAATACAAACCCGGTCAAATCTAACGAAGATCAACTTTGCTACAAATTTTCATTTGTAAATTGTAACCATattataataaaatataatcagtgtataataaaaaaaaaaattatgaataaCTTTGTATTATAAAATGATCATATTTTATTCGTTAGAATGGCGACTCTAAGACCAtctacaaaaacaaaaacatcTATGTCTATAAATGATATTTTTAGACTCATCATcccacaacaacaataacattttATCATAAGATGATTTTTTGTCTAACTCAGTTGATGAGTTTGACAATGAGTTTCGCATAcaattttggatttttttgggaGTATTTTATTCTTTTTTGTGGACCCAATTTAATGGTTATTGGGTGAAATTTTTGAGAAAAACTTATGGGTCCAAAACTTATTATTGTTGTATAAAGTTTTGGAAAAAAAATCATTTTAGGATAAAATGTGATGGATGGTTTGGGAACCCACCAAAAATAAGTATTTGTTGTTGCGGATGCTCTAACGCTTGACACTAACTGCGCAACTTAAAAATAGAACTCTGAGCAACTTACTTCCTGCCACTTCCAAATTTCTGTAAACAATTCAAAATGTCGATGCAAAATCTACTCAAGGCATTCAGAAACCAAGCTCCATCATTAACTCTCAATCAAAAGATCGCAAAACAAGTATGCGAATCTctatcatcttcttcatcatcttcatcatcttcatcatcttttaAGAAATCGTATCCACTCAATCCTGACATAATTCAAACTGTTCTTGCTGACTCAAACGTCCCAATTTGGAATTGCTTGCGTTTCTTCAAAGTATTACAAAACAATCCATCTTTTTCATCCCATAAACCCGATCTTAGAGCCCATCTTACCCTAATTTCTAGATTATTGAAAACCCGAGATTTCGTAGCTGCTCGAAATTTCATACATTCTTTGTCTCTTGATCAAAATCTCAAGTGCCCGGTTTCGGATATGGGGTCTATTTTGGAACAATGTGGTGGTAGTACTGGTGTTGTTGCGAAATATTATGATTTGTTGATGAGGGTATATGCTGATAGTTCGCGGTTTGGTGATGCATTCcaggtgtttgatgaaatgtctgAGAGAGGGATTATGGTGGAGGAGAAGACTTGTATGGTTTGTTTGATGGGACTGAAGAGGTGTGGAAGATTTGATGAGTTGATTGGTTTTTTTGAGAAGATGGTTAGGAATGGTGTTAAAGTCACTGTTTATTCGGTGTCGCTTTTGGTTGATTGTTTGTGTAAGAAAGGAGATGTTAAGAAGGCGATGGATTTGGTACGTGGAGCAGGTGGTTATGGGATTGAAATGAATGCGTATGCGTATAACTCGTTGATAGAGTTTCATATGAAGAAACAGGAGTTTAAGAAAGTTGATGAAGTGTTGAAGTTAATGGAGGAATTGAATATAACACGAAATGCAGCGACCTATACGCTTTTAATTGATGGGTATGAGAAGATGGGGATGATGGAGAAGGTGGAAAAGGTGTATGAGGATTTATGTGAAAGAGGGGTCGAACCTGATCTGTATTTGTACACTGAATTGATCAGTTGGTGTTGCAAGAAAGATGATTTGAAACAGGCGTGCCGGTTATTTGATGAAATGACAGGAAAAAATGTCGCTCCCTCTGCTCACACTTATGGAGCTTTGATAAATGGTTTGTGCAAGAGTGGACGTTTGGACGCTGCAGAGATGCTTTTGAATGAGATGCAAAGCAAAGGGCTTGAACTAAATCATGTGATATTTAACACATTCATAGATGGTTACTGCAAAGGAGGTCAAATCGATGAAGCGATGAGATTGAAGAGTATCATGGAAAAGAAAGGATTTGTGCCTGATGCATATGTATATAATAGTATAGCAAGTGGATTGCATAAGTTGAATCAAGATGAAGATGCAAAGAAGTTTTTGCACACAATGGTCGAGAATGGGTTGAAACTAAATACCGTGAACTACACTACTTTGGTTGACATATATTGCAAGGAAGGA is a window encoding:
- the LOC141599832 gene encoding protein IQ-DOMAIN 3-like: MGRKGNWFCAMMKALNSEPKEDNNQKPAKSKKNWFTKKKRTLANTTPAEPVLPSVVLHPEPPNSGIVDEEHGRLGHPTLITQSEDPVLPSVVLHPEPPKLSIVDEEHGRLGHQALVTQPERLSGVNEEHEKPSHTNLATQPEKEVDEEHTQHANVVAPTTLDPLIGAYKEEMAATRIQRAYKGCMARRTLCAIRSLKRLSSVMQGRSVKRQTANTLKCMQTLARMQSQIRQRRLRIAEDNIVHQSQHKNGKDQTKEPEELKQSGDGWDSSGKTKEEIEAKLRSKHEAAVRRERSLAYASSRQQTRKSSVRSTTTLPMEPSNPNSGWSWLKQGQAARSWGNATTEPVTDRSSRIKAVISGYEILNAYAKRHNPEKSSPRKPNSPGTARKSNSAISPKAGLQVLKPGQSTSPGVAGSGSPTKDKERVTSSLNGPSYVGTMKSAKARSRLGGEAKRDESATPDRLSVSSSKKRVSPATSRRSSTSGYCV
- the LOC141599839 gene encoding uncharacterized protein LOC141599839; its protein translation is MDSGRDSGGRAFRNRERSASYAPYQRDRKGLRQNYLCKNCKRPGHFARECPNDSVCNNCGQAGHMAADCKAKTMCWNCKEPGHLSTECNNQPICHSCGKMGHLARECPKSSDPRICSNCFHPGHMASDCINEKACNKCRKSGHLARDCHDQPICNICNLTGHVARQCPNSAPPPQFPPPFPPPPPPPSMFGGPPLLPHMVVPSFHDMFCRSCGRPGHGTHQCMYMIMCSACGGRGHRAFNCPGQMLDMVYHRF
- the LOC141599847 gene encoding uncharacterized protein LOC141599847 → MSMQNLLKAFRNQAPSLTLNQKIAKQVCESLSSSSSSSSSSSSFKKSYPLNPDIIQTVLADSNVPIWNCLRFFKVLQNNPSFSSHKPDLRAHLTLISRLLKTRDFVAARNFIHSLSLDQNLKCPVSDMGSILEQCGGSTGVVAKYYDLLMRVYADSSRFGDAFQVFDEMSERGIMVEEKTCMVCLMGLKRCGRFDELIGFFEKMVRNGVKVTVYSVSLLVDCLCKKGDVKKAMDLVRGAGGYGIEMNAYAYNSLIEFHMKKQEFKKVDEVLKLMEELNITRNAATYTLLIDGYEKMGMMEKVEKVYEDLCERGVEPDLYLYTELISWCCKKDDLKQACRLFDEMTGKNVAPSAHTYGALINGLCKSGRLDAAEMLLNEMQSKGLELNHVIFNTFIDGYCKGGQIDEAMRLKSIMEKKGFVPDAYVYNSIASGLHKLNQDEDAKKFLHTMVENGLKLNTVNYTTLVDIYCKEGNFDEAKRIIRDMEKKGEGPNVVTYNSLIDGYCKSGRLKEARALTIEMEGMGLIPDVYTYTSLIHGECVHGKLDCALKMFNDLSSRGLFPTVVTYTAMISGLCKQGRSNEAFKLYDQMIEAGFTPDSKVYVSLVGSLHSDET